The Lichenihabitans psoromatis genome contains a region encoding:
- a CDS encoding ABC transporter permease: MAVALKRDRALLLAAPALITIVVFMLLPMAIALVYSFLSPSPYGGVQQPFTPASWVRFFYDRDLDETLIFDTTYLQIFSRSIILAVLTTIGCFLIGLPLAWYMATRPPKMRSILVLFVTIPFWTNLLIRTYCWVLLLRDQGLVNQALQAIGLIKQPITFLYTDGAILLGLIYSSLPFMVLPIYGALEKVDPRLIEAAYDLYADRWAIMRKIVWPLAKPGVAAGTLLVFVPALGAFLQPDILGGGKKLMIGSLIQQQFTTSRDWSFGAALSMILMIFVLGALMWSAWRRRHPGVSV, from the coding sequence ATGGCTGTCGCTTTGAAACGAGATCGCGCGCTTCTGCTGGCCGCACCGGCGTTGATCACCATCGTGGTCTTCATGCTGTTGCCCATGGCGATCGCGCTTGTGTATTCGTTCCTGAGTCCCAGCCCCTATGGCGGGGTGCAGCAGCCATTCACACCAGCCTCCTGGGTCAGGTTTTTCTACGATCGCGATCTCGACGAGACGCTGATCTTCGACACGACTTACCTTCAGATCTTCTCGCGCTCGATCATCCTGGCGGTGCTGACGACCATCGGTTGCTTTTTGATCGGTCTTCCGTTGGCCTGGTATATGGCGACGCGGCCGCCGAAGATGCGGTCCATTCTGGTGCTGTTCGTCACCATTCCGTTTTGGACCAACCTGCTGATCCGCACCTATTGCTGGGTTTTGCTGCTGAGGGATCAGGGCCTCGTCAACCAAGCCTTGCAGGCGATCGGCCTTATCAAACAGCCCATCACCTTCCTGTATACGGATGGCGCGATCCTGCTCGGCCTCATCTATTCGAGCCTGCCCTTCATGGTGCTGCCGATCTATGGCGCGCTCGAGAAGGTCGATCCGCGCCTGATCGAGGCGGCTTACGACCTCTATGCCGACCGATGGGCCATCATGCGAAAGATCGTGTGGCCGCTCGCCAAACCCGGCGTGGCGGCCGGAACGCTTCTGGTGTTCGTGCCGGCGCTCGGCGCCTTTCTGCAGCCCGACATTCTCGGCGGTGGCAAGAAGCTGATGATCGGCAGCCTGATCCAGCAGCAATTCACCACGTCGCGCGATTGGTCCTTTGGCGCGGCCTTGTCGATGATCCTGATGATCTTCGTGCTTGGCGCCCTGATGTGGAGCGCTTGGCGACGACGGCATCCGGGGGTGTCGGTATGA